GATCAGTTGACGCAAATCGTGGACCTGCAACTACGCCGGGTGGAAACCCGTCTGGCGGAACGTCAGTTGTTTTTGGAAGCAGATAAATCGGCGCGCCAATTTCTTGCCCGGGAAGGCTATGATCCGCAATTTGGCGCCCGCCCGCTTAAGCGCGCCATTCAGCAGTGGCTACTGGACCCGCTGGCGCTCCGACTTCTGCAAGGCGAATTCAAACCGGGCGATAGAATCAAGGTTTCAGCCAAAGGTGAAGCATTGGTGATGGGGAAAAAATAACGGGTTTGGCGTGCCTTTTGCCAAATATATTTGCCGCCATGGTGGCCCGCGGATACTCCCGTAGAATTCGCAGCAGGCGGTGGATGGACCCTGAATTGGAAAAAAAATACCGCGCCCGGTTTATTGGGCGCGGCAGATAAGAATTGTAAACCAGGCTGGATTACACTTCTGGATTAAACGGAAATCCTAAGACAATGGACCATGACTTGAGGTATTCCGCCTGTTTAACCTTGTTCATCTTGCGTAGTTTCCGGCGGCGCATCAGGCCCCAGAATTCCGAGACGAACACGGGTTCCTGGTTGGCGGACAGCTTGCGCTTGTCGTCCTTGTCCACCTTGATGCGGCTGGTCAACTCTGGCCGGCGGCGCAGGGCGGTCAGTTTCAGCAACTGAACCATGGCCACACTGGGCTCGGCTTTGCCATTGACGATTTGGTTGACATGCGAGGAGGTGATGTACAACTGGCGGGCGGTTTCAGACTGGTTCCAGCCCATCAACTTCATCACATCCACGAATTCCGCGGATAACGCACTCATTTTGTTTGC
The Verrucomicrobiota bacterium DNA segment above includes these coding regions:
- a CDS encoding helix-turn-helix domain-containing protein encodes the protein MSALSAEFVDVMKLMGWNQSETARQLYITSSHVNQIVNGKAEPSVAMVQLLKLTALRRRPELTSRIKVDKDDKRKLSANQEPVFVSEFWGLMRRRKLRKMNKVKQAEYLKSWSIVLGFPFNPEV